A region from the Lutra lutra chromosome 1, mLutLut1.2, whole genome shotgun sequence genome encodes:
- the RHO gene encoding rhodopsin, translating to MNGTEGPNFYVPFSNKTGVVRSPFEYPQYYLAEPWQFSMLAAYMFLLIVLGFPINFLTLYVTIQHKKLRTPLNYILLNLAVANLFMVFGGFTTTVYTSLHGYFVFGPTGCNLEGFFATLGGEIALWSLVVLAIERYVVVCKPMSNFRFGENHAIMGVAFTWVMALACAAPPLVGWSRYIPEGMQCSCGIDYYTLNPEVNNESFVIYMFVVHFTIPMIVIFFCYGQLVFTVKEAAAQQQESATTQKAEKEVTRMVIIMVIAFLICWVPYASVAFYIFTHQGSNFGPIFMTIPAFFAKSSSIYNPVIYIMMNKQFRNCMITTLCCGKNPLGDDEASTSTSKTETSQVAPA from the exons ATGAACGGGACAGAGGGCCCGAACTTCTACGTGCCCTTCTCCAACAAGACGGGCGTGGTGCGCAGCCCCTTCGAGTACCCGCAGTACTACCTGGCCGAGCCATGGCAGTTCTCCATGCTGGCTGCCTACATGTTCCTGCTGATCGTGCTCGGCTTCCCCATCAACTTCCTCACGCTCTACGTCACCATCCAGCACAAGAAGCTGCGCACGCCACTCAACTACATCCTGCTCAACCTGGCCGTGGCCAACCTCTTCATGGTCTTTGGGGGCTTCACCACCACCGTCTACACCTCCCTGCACGGATATTTTGTCTTCGGGCCCACGGGATGCAATCTGGAGGGCTTCTTTGCCACGCTGGGCG GTGAAATTGCCCTGTGGTCTTTGGTGGTTTTGGCCATTGAGCGGTATGTGGTGGTGTGTAAGCCCATGAGCAACTTCCGCTTCGGGGAGAACCATGCCATCATGGGCGTCGCCTTCACCTGGGTCATGGCCCTGGCCTGTGCTGCACCCCCCCTCGTTGGCTGGTCCAG GTACATCCCAGAGGGCATGCAGTGCTCGTGCGGGATTGACTACTACACACTCAACCCAGAGGTCAACAACGAGTCCTTTGTCATCTACATGTTCGTGGTCCACTTCACCATCCCTATGATCGTCATATTCTTCTGCTATGGCCAACTCGTCTTTACAGTCAAGGAG GCAGCTGCCCAGCAGCAGGAGTCGGCCACCACACAGAAGGCTGAGAAGGAGGTCACACGCATGGTCATCATCATGGTCATCGCATTCCTGATCTGCTGGGTGCCCTACGCCAGCGTCGCATTCTACATCTTCACCCATCAGGGCTCCAACTTTGGCCCCATCTTCATGACCATCCCAGCATTCTTTGCCAAGTCCTCCTCCATCTACAACCCTGTCATCTATATCATGATGAACAAGCAG TTCCGGAACTGCATGATCACTACCCTGTGCTGCGGCAAGAACCCACTGGGTGATGATGAGGCCTCCACCAGCACCTCCAAGACGGAGACCAGCCAGGTGGCACCGGCCTAA